One Oryza glaberrima chromosome 10, OglaRS2, whole genome shotgun sequence DNA segment encodes these proteins:
- the LOC127752939 gene encoding uncharacterized protein LOC127752939 codes for MAVGFRRTLSTLTSPKAVAPSFLLDCARPKKLSYARVRSTSLPVRLHPLVAGLHDAARALLKWADAPAQTGPAWVADGADRAGKVLAGLADLLHHPQAQDALRRPWTEQLLDDLLLLADLHGCFRESLVALRQLLAETHAALRRRDGSRLAAALRAQRRSAREVSRLASSARDLSHRAAPGDDADEATLADAFAAAASSVAAAAAAVFAGVSSASAESAASAAPSPRTPTPYSPARTPASPMWLVTDLLRRRRTVSFEDYCNEEEEERKAAMARVRGLEECVAAAESGCEEVYRALVNARVSLLNLLTPTF; via the coding sequence ATGGCGGTGGGATTCCGGCGGACGCTGTCGACGCTCACGTCGCCCAAGGCGGTGGCGCCGTCGTTCCTGCTCGACTGCGCGCGGCCCAAGAAGCTGTCCTACGCGCGCGTCAGGTCGACGAGCCTGCCCGTCCGCCTccacccgctcgtcgccggcctgcACGACGCGGCGAGGGCGCTGCTCAAGTGGGCGGACGCGCCGGCGCAGACGGGGCCGGCCTGGGTGGCGGACGGGGCGGACAGGGCGGGGAAGGTGCTCGCCGGGCTCGCCGACCTGCTCCACCACCCGCAGGCGCAGGACGCGCTGCGGCGGCCGTGGACGGAGCAGCTGctcgacgacctcctcctcctcgccgacctccaCGGCTGCTTCAGGGAGTCGCTCGTCGCGCTCAGGCAGCTCCTCGCCGAGACCCACGCCGCGCTCCGGCGCCGCGACGGGtcgcgcctcgccgcggcgctgcgCGCGCAGCGGCGCTCGGCGCGGGAGGTCTCccggctcgcctcctccgcgcgcgaCCTCTCCCACCGTGCCGCCCCGggagacgacgccgacgaggccaccctcgccgacgccttcgcggccgccgcctcctccgtggcggccgcggccgccgccgtcttcgccggcgtgtcgtccgcctccgccgagtccgcggcgagcgccgcgccgtcgccacggaCACCGACGCCCTACTCCCCCGCCCGCACGCCGGCCAGCCCCATGTGGCTGGTGACCgacctcctccggcggcggcggaccgtcTCCTTCGAGGACTACtgcaacgaggaggaggaggagaggaaggcggccatggcgagggtGCGTGGCCTCGAGgagtgcgtcgccgccgccgagagcgGCTGCGAGGAGGTGTACCGCGCGCTCGTCAATGCCAGGGTGTCGCTGCTCAACCTGCTCACGCCCACATTTTGA